In Streptomyces sp. NBC_01408, one DNA window encodes the following:
- a CDS encoding ABC transporter substrate-binding protein → MTMSRRAASLSRTLVATAVGACLVAGCGALPGGSEGSGDTITVMTFAPEQTKATNMPGMPGMAKAYERWVNSKGGINGRKLRVLTCNEKNTPTGAADCARKAIAEKAVAVVGSYSQHGRAFMAPLEAEGIPFIGGYGVSSEEFQSTLSYPVNGGQPVLLAGSGHQLGKACTQVALVRPDTLAGDSLPVLLNAGLKANKVAEANDIRAAEDSADFTPQAREALANTSGGKDPKDSKEAKEAKEKEKERGCVSAVLGERTETFFDAFRRIDTQRKNPQISSVLGSVSQSLVDRTGGRESPFEGAYLTSWYPVSSDPLWEPMRKVIADHAFGDDTLDPDDSGAQTTWIAYTVLSEIVKRIKADEDITARKVGRLLNQSQAVSTGGLTPDLSWRYQDMRAVAGFPRIVNGQVTFQIVQDGRLVAQPGEQPLDMTPTLEQAPRAA, encoded by the coding sequence ATGACCATGTCGCGCCGCGCAGCATCCCTCTCCCGCACCCTCGTGGCCACGGCAGTGGGTGCCTGTCTCGTCGCCGGGTGCGGGGCGCTCCCCGGGGGTTCGGAGGGCTCCGGGGACACCATCACCGTCATGACCTTCGCCCCGGAGCAGACCAAGGCGACCAACATGCCCGGTATGCCCGGCATGGCGAAGGCCTACGAACGGTGGGTCAACTCCAAGGGCGGCATCAACGGCCGCAAGCTGCGCGTGCTGACCTGCAACGAGAAGAACACGCCGACCGGCGCCGCCGACTGCGCGCGCAAGGCGATAGCCGAGAAGGCCGTCGCCGTCGTCGGCTCCTACAGCCAGCACGGCCGCGCCTTCATGGCCCCGCTGGAGGCCGAGGGCATCCCCTTCATCGGCGGGTACGGGGTCTCCTCGGAGGAGTTCCAGTCCACGCTCTCCTACCCCGTCAACGGCGGCCAGCCCGTCCTCCTCGCAGGCTCCGGACACCAGCTGGGCAAGGCCTGCACCCAGGTGGCCCTGGTCCGCCCGGACACCCTCGCCGGCGACTCCCTGCCGGTCCTGCTCAACGCCGGGCTGAAGGCCAACAAGGTGGCCGAGGCCAACGACATCCGGGCGGCCGAGGACTCCGCGGACTTCACCCCGCAGGCCCGCGAGGCCCTCGCCAACACCTCGGGCGGCAAGGACCCCAAGGACTCCAAGGAAGCGAAGGAAGCGAAGGAAAAGGAGAAGGAGAGGGGCTGCGTGAGCGCCGTGCTGGGCGAGCGCACCGAGACCTTCTTCGACGCCTTCCGCCGCATCGACACCCAGCGCAAGAACCCGCAGATCTCCTCTGTCCTGGGCAGCGTCAGCCAGTCCCTGGTCGACCGCACCGGCGGCCGGGAGAGCCCCTTCGAGGGCGCGTACCTCACCAGCTGGTACCCGGTGTCCTCCGATCCGCTGTGGGAGCCGATGCGGAAGGTGATCGCCGACCACGCCTTCGGCGACGACACCCTCGACCCGGACGACAGCGGGGCGCAGACCACCTGGATCGCCTACACCGTCCTGAGCGAGATCGTGAAGCGCATCAAGGCGGACGAGGACATCACCGCCCGCAAGGTCGGACGTCTGCTCAACCAGTCGCAGGCGGTCAGCACCGGCGGCCTCACCCCGGACCTGAGCTGGCGCTACCAGGACATGCGCGCCGTGGCCGGCTTCCCCCGCATCGTCAACGGCCAGGTCACCTTCCAGATCGTCCAGGACGGCCGCCTCGTGGCGCAGCCCGGCGAGCAGCCCCTGGACATGACCCCGACCCTGGAACAGGCCCCCCGCGCCGCCTGA
- the purU gene encoding formyltetrahydrofolate deformylase, translating into MSDPHPEAQPQPPQYVLTVSCPDKQGIVHAVSSYLFMTGCNIVDSQQFGDRATGLFFMRVHFEAEPPVTVEKLRASFAAIGDSFKMDWQIHRSDERMRIVLMVSKFGHCLNDLLFRSSIGALPVEIAAVVSNHTDFAELVGSYDVPFVHIPVTKDTKAAAEAELLELVRSENVELVVLARYMQVLSDTLCKELSGRIINIHHSFLPSFKGAKPYHQAHARGVKLIGATAHYVTADLDEGPIIEQEVERVGHEVTPDQLVAIGRDVECQALARAVKWHSEHRVLLNGARTVVFA; encoded by the coding sequence ATGAGCGATCCGCATCCCGAGGCACAGCCTCAGCCCCCGCAGTACGTCCTTACCGTGTCCTGCCCCGACAAGCAGGGCATCGTGCACGCCGTGTCGAGTTACCTCTTCATGACCGGCTGCAACATCGTGGACAGCCAGCAGTTCGGAGACCGGGCGACCGGACTCTTCTTCATGCGGGTGCACTTCGAGGCCGAGCCGCCCGTGACGGTGGAGAAGCTGCGCGCCAGCTTCGCCGCGATCGGCGACTCCTTCAAGATGGACTGGCAGATCCACCGCTCCGACGAGCGCATGCGGATCGTGCTCATGGTGTCGAAGTTCGGCCACTGCCTGAACGACCTGCTGTTCCGCTCGAGTATCGGGGCCCTGCCGGTCGAGATCGCGGCCGTGGTCTCCAACCACACCGACTTCGCCGAGCTGGTGGGCTCCTACGACGTCCCGTTCGTGCACATCCCGGTGACGAAGGACACGAAGGCGGCGGCGGAGGCCGAGCTGCTGGAGCTCGTGCGCTCCGAGAACGTCGAGCTGGTGGTGCTCGCCCGGTACATGCAGGTCCTGTCGGACACCCTCTGCAAGGAACTGAGCGGGCGGATCATCAACATCCACCACTCCTTCCTGCCGAGCTTCAAGGGTGCGAAGCCGTACCACCAGGCGCACGCGCGCGGTGTGAAGCTGATCGGCGCGACCGCGCACTACGTGACGGCGGACCTCGACGAGGGGCCGATCATCGAGCAGGAGGTCGAGCGGGTCGGCCACGAGGTGACCCCGGACCAGCTGGTGGCGATCGGGCGCGACGTGGAATGCCAGGCGCTGGCGCGGGCCGTGAAGTGGCACAGCGAGCACCGGGTGCTGTTGAACGGGGCGCGGACGGTCGTCTTCGCCTGA
- a CDS encoding zf-HC2 domain-containing protein translates to MNGPAQSPDDGYERPGGQARIPGPRGAADDLDPRHAPRLLPDPDQEAAPAPPPPPSHAVLKSLLGAWALAACSTEETQAVEDHLTECAPCAEEALRLRDAVGLLHPEESLDLKPLLRSRVLEDCLGKRPARIPVPAWANPYDTETARLDALLQDFGDSEWHTPVRLKWFEEERRQSRRTTVAGVIGHLLTVDGLIATALGLDDPLGPDAPPGGPAARTEHFWEASAYPATRKVRDPWREQGHTLVRTVSFAGRGVAELAVDYGSFALPLGDAFLERAFECWVHASDIAEAVDYPYEPPSGPHMHGMIDLAARLLPSALARRRRAGLAAPARGLVAAGAPGRTLHLEIEGAGGGGWDIALDSPAAKPSPERTVAEIALDGAEFCQLAAGHISPEEAAVGQHGDREAIRDVLFAAASLSHL, encoded by the coding sequence ATGAACGGCCCCGCCCAGTCGCCCGACGACGGATACGAACGTCCCGGCGGCCAGGCGCGGATACCGGGCCCGCGCGGGGCCGCCGACGACCTGGACCCGCGGCACGCCCCGCGGCTCCTGCCGGACCCGGACCAGGAGGCCGCCCCAGCGCCCCCGCCGCCGCCCTCGCACGCCGTACTGAAGTCCCTGCTCGGCGCGTGGGCGCTGGCCGCGTGCTCCACCGAGGAGACGCAGGCGGTGGAGGACCACCTCACCGAGTGCGCGCCCTGCGCGGAGGAGGCGCTGCGGCTGCGCGACGCGGTCGGGCTGCTGCACCCGGAGGAGAGCCTCGACCTCAAGCCGCTGCTGCGGTCGCGGGTGCTGGAGGACTGCCTGGGCAAGCGGCCGGCCCGCATCCCGGTGCCGGCGTGGGCGAACCCGTACGACACCGAGACCGCGCGGCTCGACGCGCTCCTCCAGGACTTCGGGGACTCGGAGTGGCACACCCCGGTGCGGCTGAAGTGGTTCGAGGAGGAGCGGCGCCAGTCGCGGCGGACCACGGTGGCGGGGGTCATCGGGCACCTGCTGACGGTGGACGGGCTGATCGCCACGGCGCTGGGCCTGGACGACCCGCTGGGCCCGGACGCACCGCCCGGCGGCCCGGCCGCGCGGACGGAGCACTTCTGGGAGGCGTCGGCGTACCCGGCCACGCGCAAGGTCCGCGACCCGTGGCGGGAACAGGGCCACACCCTGGTGCGTACGGTGTCCTTCGCCGGCCGGGGCGTGGCGGAGCTCGCGGTGGACTACGGGAGCTTCGCGCTACCGCTCGGGGACGCGTTCCTGGAGCGGGCCTTCGAGTGCTGGGTCCACGCCTCGGACATCGCGGAGGCGGTGGACTACCCGTACGAGCCCCCGTCCGGCCCCCACATGCACGGGATGATCGACCTGGCGGCCCGGCTCCTGCCGAGCGCGCTGGCCCGGCGCCGCCGCGCGGGTCTGGCGGCCCCGGCCCGCGGCCTGGTCGCGGCGGGCGCGCCCGGGCGGACCCTGCACCTGGAGATCGAGGGCGCGGGCGGCGGCGGCTGGGACATCGCCCTGGACTCCCCGGCGGCGAAGCCCTCGCCGGAGCGGACGGTGGCGGAGATCGCCCTGGACGGCGCCGAGTTCTGCCAGCTGGCCGCCGGCCACATCTCCCCGGAGGAGGCGGCCGTAGGCCAGCACGGCGACCGCGAGGCCATCCGCGACGTCCTCTTCGCAGCCGCCTCCCTCAGCCACCTCTAG
- a CDS encoding sigma-70 family RNA polymerase sigma factor — MPKDVPPRWDRRMQQRLARGEAAALGELYDRFASLVHSLAHRVLGDEKAADRITREVFGYIWENPDAYDPKQGSMRSWVARITQGQAVARLRQAELGRGSREELEQKVRSANAAARADYIVTSMPAPLRAALELAYFKRRDYRQAAADLQISEDEARRRLRLGLQLLSTANALPQEDTARPGYGPREFGTPR, encoded by the coding sequence ATGCCGAAGGACGTACCACCGCGCTGGGACCGCCGCATGCAACAGCGGCTCGCCCGCGGCGAGGCCGCCGCGCTCGGGGAGCTGTACGACCGCTTCGCCTCGCTCGTGCACAGCCTGGCGCACCGGGTGCTGGGAGACGAGAAGGCCGCCGACCGGATCACCCGTGAGGTCTTCGGCTACATCTGGGAGAACCCCGACGCCTACGACCCCAAGCAGGGCTCCATGCGCTCCTGGGTCGCCCGGATCACCCAGGGCCAGGCCGTGGCCCGGCTGCGCCAGGCCGAGCTGGGCCGGGGCTCGCGCGAGGAGCTGGAGCAGAAGGTGCGCAGCGCCAACGCCGCCGCCCGCGCGGACTACATCGTCACCTCCATGCCCGCGCCGCTGCGCGCCGCGCTCGAACTCGCCTACTTCAAGCGGCGCGACTACCGGCAGGCCGCCGCCGACCTCCAGATCAGCGAGGACGAGGCCCGCCGCCGGCTGCGCCTCGGGCTGCAACTGCTGTCGACCGCCAACGCCCTCCCGCAGGAGGACACCGCCCGGCCCGGATACGGCCCTCGTGAATTTGGGACACCGCGATGA
- a CDS encoding EF-hand domain-containing protein, translating to MDSAEYERKIAARFATFDQDGSGYIDREDFSAAAKAVLAEFGTAARSDRGQAVFAGAEAFWQGMAGIADVDGDQRVSREEFITGAAKRLRDSPERFAEIARPFLRAVIAVADEEGAGATPSATARVLRVLGTAPELAGQVAAALDADGDGRISEEEILAAFAGYCGVEAPDV from the coding sequence ATGGACAGCGCAGAATACGAGCGCAAGATCGCCGCCCGATTCGCCACCTTCGACCAGGACGGGTCCGGCTATATCGACCGGGAGGACTTCAGCGCGGCCGCGAAGGCCGTCCTGGCCGAATTCGGCACGGCCGCCCGGTCGGACAGGGGCCAGGCCGTCTTCGCGGGCGCCGAGGCGTTCTGGCAAGGGATGGCCGGCATCGCCGACGTCGACGGGGACCAGCGGGTGTCCCGCGAGGAGTTCATCACCGGGGCGGCGAAGCGGCTGCGGGACAGCCCGGAGCGGTTCGCGGAGATCGCGCGGCCGTTCCTGCGGGCGGTGATCGCCGTGGCGGACGAGGAGGGCGCCGGCGCCACGCCGTCGGCGACCGCGCGGGTGCTGCGGGTCCTGGGCACCGCGCCGGAGCTGGCCGGTCAGGTGGCGGCGGCGCTGGACGCCGATGGCGACGGCCGTATCTCGGAGGAGGAGATCCTGGCGGCCTTCGCGGGCTACTGCGGGGTGGAGGCGCCGGACGTGTGA
- a CDS encoding class I adenylate-forming enzyme family protein — MTDTATELSRSATLWELIARRAALTPDTTVLIEAADEPAATDPSTNPPTDRRLTFGQLRDRAERVAAGLHGMGVRPGTVVAWQLPTRIETVLLTAALARIGAVQSPVIPFYRDREVGFALRESKAEFFAVPGVWRGFDHTAMAARLGARGVFEAYEDLPEGDPAVLPPPPARGTDVRWIYWTSGTTSDPKGVLHTDRSLIAGGSCLAHALHLTPADVGSMAFPFAHIAGPDYTVMLLLYGFPAVLFEKFAMPGALDGYRRHGVTVAGGSTAFYSMFLAEQRKDPATPLIPTLRLLAGGGAPKPPEIYHAVVRELGCQLTHGYGMTEVPMITMGAPDDTAEHLATTEGRPPAGMSIRITAPDGTPLPPNTDGEVRLRGEAVCRGYLNGDRSAEVFDPDGYLITGDLGHLTPDGYLVLTGRSKDVIIRKGENISAKEIEDLLHQLPGVADAAVIGLPDADRGERVCAVVEQPPGAAPLTLPQVTAYLRTQGLATHKLPEQLELLESLPRNEALRKVLKYQLRDRYA, encoded by the coding sequence ACCTTCGGGCAGCTGCGCGACCGCGCCGAACGTGTCGCCGCGGGCCTCCACGGCATGGGCGTCCGCCCGGGCACGGTCGTCGCCTGGCAGCTCCCCACCCGCATCGAGACCGTGCTGCTCACGGCCGCCCTCGCCCGCATCGGCGCCGTCCAGTCCCCCGTGATCCCCTTCTACCGGGACCGGGAGGTCGGCTTCGCGCTCCGCGAGTCCAAGGCCGAGTTCTTCGCCGTACCGGGCGTCTGGCGCGGCTTCGACCACACCGCGATGGCCGCCCGCCTCGGCGCGCGCGGCGTCTTCGAGGCCTACGAGGACCTGCCCGAGGGCGACCCCGCCGTACTCCCGCCGCCGCCCGCCCGCGGCACCGACGTCCGGTGGATCTACTGGACCTCCGGCACGACCTCCGACCCCAAGGGCGTCCTGCACACCGACCGCTCACTGATCGCCGGCGGCTCCTGCCTCGCCCACGCCCTGCACCTCACCCCGGCCGACGTCGGCTCCATGGCCTTCCCCTTCGCGCACATAGCCGGGCCCGACTACACCGTGATGCTGCTGCTCTACGGCTTCCCCGCGGTCCTCTTCGAGAAGTTCGCGATGCCCGGCGCGCTGGACGGCTACCGCCGCCACGGCGTCACCGTGGCCGGCGGCTCGACGGCCTTCTACTCCATGTTCCTGGCGGAGCAGCGCAAGGACCCCGCCACTCCGCTCATCCCCACCCTGCGCCTGCTGGCGGGCGGCGGAGCCCCCAAACCGCCGGAGATCTACCACGCGGTCGTCCGCGAGCTGGGCTGCCAGCTGACCCACGGCTACGGCATGACCGAGGTCCCGATGATCACCATGGGGGCACCGGACGACACCGCGGAACACCTGGCGACCACCGAGGGCCGCCCGCCGGCCGGCATGTCCATCCGCATCACGGCCCCGGACGGCACCCCCCTGCCCCCGAACACGGACGGCGAGGTCCGGCTGCGCGGCGAGGCCGTCTGCCGGGGCTACCTGAACGGGGACCGGTCCGCCGAGGTCTTCGACCCCGACGGCTACCTGATCACCGGCGACCTGGGCCACCTGACCCCCGACGGCTACCTCGTCCTGACCGGCCGCAGCAAGGACGTCATCATCCGCAAGGGCGAGAACATCTCGGCGAAGGAGATCGAGGACCTGCTCCACCAGCTGCCGGGCGTCGCCGACGCGGCCGTCATCGGCCTCCCCGACGCGGACCGCGGCGAACGCGTCTGCGCGGTGGTCGAACAACCCCCGGGAGCCGCCCCCCTGACCCTGCCCCAGGTGACCGCGTACCTCCGCACCCAGGGCCTGGCCACCCACAAACTCCCCGAACAACTGGAACTCCTGGAGTCCCTCCCCCGCAACGAGGCCCTGCGCAAGGTCCTGAAGTACCAACTCCGCGACCGGTACGCCTAA